From one Xyrauchen texanus isolate HMW12.3.18 chromosome 17, RBS_HiC_50CHRs, whole genome shotgun sequence genomic stretch:
- the LOC127658223 gene encoding rhomboid-related protein 2-like has protein sequence MDNDIEEQDTFPVQRDEGGENRAERSRRGLRVEKFQKKVSRCMLPVELQETYLERANCCPPPIFIILISLAELAVFIYYAVWKPQKQWITLGTGIWESPLTYKPEQREEAWRFVSYMFVHAGVEHIMGNLLMQLLLGIPLELVHKGFEVGMVYMAGVLAGSLASSIFDPLSALVGASGGVYALMGGYFMNAVVNFREMFPILGVFRILVIVLIVGTDVGFALYRRFIVHETAMKVSFVAHIGGGIAGMTIGYVFFTNYNKKLLKDPRFWMCIVGYIAFFLFAVIFNIFLSPAPA, from the exons ATGGACAATGACATCGAAGAGCAAGATACTTTTCCAGTGCAGAGGGATGAAGGTGGTGAGAACCGAGCAGAACGGAGTAGAAGGGGTCTGAGGGTAGAGAAGTTTCAGAAGAAAGTCTCTAGATGTATGCTTCCAGTGGAGCTACAAGAGACGTACTTGGAGCGAGCCAACTGCTGTCCGCCACCTATTTTCATCATCCTCATCAGTTTAGCAGAG TTGGCAGTATTTATCTACTACGCAGTATGGAAGCCCCAGAAGCAGTGGATAACCTTAGGTACGGGAATATGGGAGAGTCCCCTTACCTACAAACCTGAACAACGCGAAGAGGCATGGCGGTTTGTCTCCTACATGTTTGTGCATGCCGG GGTGGAGCACATCATGGGTAACTTGTTGATGCAACTGCTGCTGGGCATTCCCCTGGAGCTGGTGCATAAAGGTTTTGAAGTGGGCATGGTCTATATGGCTGGGGTCCTTGCAG GTTCCCTCGCCAGCTCCATTTTTGATCCTCTCAGTGCACTTGTGGGGGCCTCAGGTGGTGTCTATGCCCTCATGGGTGGTTACTTCATGAATGCTGTGGTG AATTTCAGGGAGATGTTTCCGATTCTGGGAGTGTTTCGGATCCTAGTTATTGTTCTCATTG ttggGACAGACGTTGGCTTTGCACTTTACAGAAGATTTATTGTCCATGAGACTGCCATGAAG GTGTCTTTTGTGGCCCACATTGGAGGAGGTATAGCCGGCATGACTATTGGTTATGTGTTTTTCACCAACTACAATAAAAAACTCCTTAAGGACCCTCGCTTCTGGATGTGCATTGTGGGATACATTGCCTTCTTTTTGTTTGCTGTCATTTTCAACATCTTCTTGTCCCCAGCACCCGCGTGA